Genomic segment of Magnetococcales bacterium:
GATTTCAACGTCAGCAACGCCCTGGCCGCCGCCAGCATGGCCCATGGCCTGAAGCTTCCTCTGTCGGAAATCGCCGCCGCCTTGGCGCACGTTCAGGCTCCTCCGGGGCGTTTCGAACGCCTCGACGCCGGCCAACCCTTTGCCGTGGTGGTGGATTACGCCCACACCCCCGATGCCCTGGAACGGCTGCTGCGCACCGCCCGCCCCCTCACCTCGGGGCGTCTCATCTGCCTCTTCGGCTGCGGCGGAGACCGGGACCGCGGCAAACGTCCCCTCATGGGAGCCGCCGTCCAGGCTCTGGCCGATCGGGTGATCCTCACCGACGACAACCCCCGCAACGAGGATCCCGCCGCCATTCGCGCCGCCATTCGTGCCGGGATGCGAAAGGATGACATTATCGAAATCCCCAATCGGCGTCAGGCCATTCGCCGCGCCATTGCCCTGGCCCAACCCGGCGATGCGGTTCTGATCGCCGGAAAAGGTCACGAAACGGTGCAGATCGATGCCCGTGGATGCCATCCCTTCAGCGACCGCACCGAAGCCCTTCTGGCCCTTGGCGAGTTGTCTTCCCGCTAAAATTCTGTCAGGATGCCGCTTTTTCAGAGCCAATTCAGATTGGCCAGGCCATTATTCCGCTTTACTTTTTTTGTCCATCCCCCCACTGCCGACTGGAAAAGCGATGAGTCACTCGGAGCTGGATCCCAAAGATGCCAATTACGCCACTGCCAAACGGGTTACCCAGGTGGGAACGCTGGGTGATCTGGTTCTGACGCTTTCCAAGCTGATCATCGGATTTCTCTCCAACTCCGCCGCGCTGGTCGCGGAAGGCTTCCACTCCGGCGCCGATCTTCTCTTCGATCTGGTGGTGCTGGTGGGCATGAAAATCGCCCGTAAGGAGGTGGACGAGTCCCATCCCTACGGCCATGGCAAGTTCGAGGGACTCACCTCCATCCTGCTTTCGGTGATTCTGCTGGGTGTCGCCGTGGGCATCGTCAAGGATGCCGCCGGCCGGCTGGACAGCGACACTCTGGAGGCGCCCGGCCAACTGGCCTTCTGGGTGGCCCTCTTCTCGATCATTCTCAAGGAAATCCTCTACCAGTACACCATTCGCACCGGGCGGCGACTCAAATCCAACATCCTCATCGCCAACGCCTGGCATCACCGGGCCGACTCCATCTCCTCCCTGGCCGCCTTGATCGGTATCGGCGGCGCCCTGATGGGTTACCCCATCTTCGACCCCCTGGCGGCCATCGCCGTGGCCTTTTTCGTCAGCAAGGTGAGTTTCGAGATCGGCAGCGAAGCCGTGAAGGAGTTGACCGATCACACGGGGAGCGTCGATGCCGAAGTGCGGCAAAAGATGCAGGACTTCATCATCAACCGCTCCGATGTGGTGTCAATCCACACCCTGCGGGCCAGGCGACTGGGACCGGACATCGTGGCCGATGTTCACGTTCAGGTGGATCCCTTCCTGTCCGTGAGCGAAGGGCATCAGATTGCGGCGGAAATTCGCAGTGAGCTGCTGGAGGAGGTGGAGGCCTTGTCGGAGTTGATCGTCCACATCGACGTGGAAGACGACCTGATCGCCGATCTGGAACGGATCGAAAAAGCCCCGACGCGCCACATGATAAAAGTGGCCTTGCAGGAGCAGTTGTCGGCCCATCCGGGTCTTGGCCTCCGGGATGTGACGCCCCACTACAACGTGACCGGCATTATCCTTGACCTGATTCTGGAAGCGCCGGAAGAGATGGCGGATTCCACCTTCCGAAAGAACGCTCAGGCACTGGCCAAATGGTTACAGCAATCGAAATTCAACATCACCCAAATCCGTTGCCTGCGTTATGTCGGAACGGTGGTCTGAAGAAGGCGGCGCGATTTATTGTACGGGGCTTCGGGGGACCGCCCCCCCGAAGCCCCATGATTACACCGGATCCACATGCACCGCTACGTGAGCCACCCCCGGAATACCCTGTAACATGGCCTGAATCTTCTCATCCAGGTCGTGGCTGGCCTGCAGATCCATGCCCCGGTCCACATCCACATGCAGGGCGACGTGTATCTCCGAACCGACGTAATGCACCCGCAGTTCGTGGAAGTTGCGTATGGATTTCTCTTTCTTCAACCCATTCAGACGGGCGCGAATCAGACGCACCAGCCGCGCCTCGGGAACCGCCCCCAATAGGCGTTCGATATTGGTTTTTCCGAGAGAGAAGCCGGTCCAGGCAATCCACACCGCGATGACCAAGGCCGCCACGCCGTCGAACCAGGCCCAACCCAGATCGGCGCCACCCACACCCACGATGGCCATCAGGCTGATGACCACATCCATTTTGGCGTCGATGGCCGCCGCGATCAGGGCCGGGCTGCGCGAGCGCCGGCCCATGCGCCCTGCCACGACCCAGATGGCGCCCTTGACCGCAATGACCCCCAGCAATACCAGCAGCGGTGCGATGCCCTGCAACGGCTCCCCACCCTCCAGCAGTCGTTTGACGGACTCCCGCGCCACCTGAGCCGCCAGGACACAGGTGAGGACCGCGACGGTAAACGCCGCCAGCGGCTCGGCGCGGGCATGACCGAAGGGATGCCCCGTATCCGCCGGTTTGGACGTCTCCCGCACCGCAAACAGAATGATGGTCGAGGTGACGATATCCACCAGCGAGTTGCCCGCGTCCGACAACACCGCCAGGGAGTTGTATTGCAGACCAACCACCACCTTGGCCAGAAAGAGCAGCAGGTTCAAGCCAATCAACACCCCCGCCGCCACCATGCCGGCATGAAAGGCAGGTTTGCGATTCAGCAGGAATTTTTTGACCACCATGATTTTTATTCCTTGCGGGAGGGGGTAACTTTCGCAACAAAGCCAGTAAATATTATAAGGTTATGTATTTCAATATTTTATCTTTTATTTATCAAAAAAATAAAATGTTCTATCCTTTGACTTTCTCATTCA
This window contains:
- a CDS encoding cation transporter — translated: MSHSELDPKDANYATAKRVTQVGTLGDLVLTLSKLIIGFLSNSAALVAEGFHSGADLLFDLVVLVGMKIARKEVDESHPYGHGKFEGLTSILLSVILLGVAVGIVKDAAGRLDSDTLEAPGQLAFWVALFSIILKEILYQYTIRTGRRLKSNILIANAWHHRADSISSLAALIGIGGALMGYPIFDPLAAIAVAFFVSKVSFEIGSEAVKELTDHTGSVDAEVRQKMQDFIINRSDVVSIHTLRARRLGPDIVADVHVQVDPFLSVSEGHQIAAEIRSELLEEVEALSELIVHIDVEDDLIADLERIEKAPTRHMIKVALQEQLSAHPGLGLRDVTPHYNVTGIILDLILEAPEEMADSTFRKNAQALAKWLQQSKFNITQIRCLRYVGTVV
- a CDS encoding cation transporter, giving the protein MVVKKFLLNRKPAFHAGMVAAGVLIGLNLLLFLAKVVVGLQYNSLAVLSDAGNSLVDIVTSTIILFAVRETSKPADTGHPFGHARAEPLAAFTVAVLTCVLAAQVARESVKRLLEGGEPLQGIAPLLVLLGVIAVKGAIWVVAGRMGRRSRSPALIAAAIDAKMDVVISLMAIVGVGGADLGWAWFDGVAALVIAVWIAWTGFSLGKTNIERLLGAVPEARLVRLIRARLNGLKKEKSIRNFHELRVHYVGSEIHVALHVDVDRGMDLQASHDLDEKIQAMLQGIPGVAHVAVHVDPV